The Pseudomonas iranensis genome includes a window with the following:
- a CDS encoding cold-shock protein — MSTRQSGTVKWFNDEKGFGFITPESGPDLFVHFRAIQGNGFKSLKEGQKVTFVAVQGQKGMQADEVQAEA, encoded by the coding sequence ATGTCCACACGTCAGAGCGGTACCGTCAAGTGGTTTAACGACGAGAAAGGTTTTGGTTTTATCACTCCAGAAAGCGGTCCGGATCTGTTCGTACATTTCCGCGCCATTCAGGGCAACGGCTTCAAAAGCCTGAAAGAAGGCCAGAAAGTGACTTTCGTTGCTGTGCAAGGCCAGAAAGGCATGCAGGCTGACGAAGTACAAGCAGAAGCCTGA
- the gcvH gene encoding glycine cleavage system protein GcvH, translating to MSELRFTEDHEWLRTEADGSVTVGITAFAQNALGDVVFVQLPELQAYEKGAEAATVESVKAASGVYMPLDGDVLEVNPALQDAPELVNEDPLGEGWFFRFQPSDAAAVGKLLDQDAYDRLIKAQAEA from the coding sequence ATGAGCGAGTTGCGTTTTACTGAAGATCATGAATGGCTGCGCACCGAAGCCGACGGCAGTGTCACTGTCGGCATCACCGCATTCGCGCAGAACGCCTTGGGCGACGTGGTGTTCGTGCAACTGCCTGAGCTGCAGGCTTACGAAAAAGGCGCTGAAGCCGCCACCGTGGAATCGGTGAAAGCCGCCAGCGGCGTGTACATGCCGCTCGATGGCGACGTGCTGGAAGTCAACCCGGCGCTGCAAGACGCCCCGGAACTGGTCAACGAAGATCCCCTGGGCGAAGGCTGGTTCTTCCGCTTCCAGCCAAGCGACGCCGCCGCTGTCGGCAAACTGCTTGATCAGGACGCTTACGACCGTCTGATCAAAGCCCAAGCCGAAGCCTGA
- a CDS encoding DUF5064 family protein: protein MAQFEPGHLHIERHALTDDDVNYNVHLDYEVFTDPQKGKGIQFTLHGSMQGKDMKETFFLPKEEAYNFARDVTRIAEKYGIPKTHSQIGSVHKHYDLMFEDIRQKLNMQSGDPVNLEHFE from the coding sequence ATGGCCCAGTTCGAACCCGGTCATCTGCATATCGAGCGGCACGCGTTGACCGACGATGACGTCAATTACAACGTGCATCTGGACTATGAAGTGTTCACCGACCCGCAGAAAGGCAAGGGGATTCAGTTCACCCTGCACGGCAGCATGCAGGGCAAGGACATGAAGGAGACGTTTTTCCTGCCCAAGGAAGAGGCCTACAACTTCGCCCGCGATGTCACGCGGATCGCCGAGAAGTACGGAATTCCCAAGACCCACAGCCAGATCGGCTCGGTGCACAAGCATTACGATCTGATGTTTGAAGACATTCGGCAGAAGTTGAATATGCAGTCGGGGGATCCGGTGAACCTCGAGCATTTCGAATAA
- the nadA gene encoding quinolinate synthase NadA translates to MTQISERLLVQAHLDAKQPKPLTAEEEAYYRSAIAAELKAQDAVLVAHFYCDPVIQALAEETGGCVSDSLEMARFGNAHPAKTVVVAGVKFMGETAKILNPEKRVLMPTLEATCSLDLGCPVDEFSAFCDQHPERTVVVYANTSAAVKARADWVVTSSCALEIVESLMDNGETIIWGPDKHLGTYIQRKTGADMLLWDGACIVHEEFKSKQLEDMKALYPDAAILVHPESPTSVIELADAVGSTSQLIAAAQSLPNKTLIVATDRGIFYKMQQLCPDKVFIEAPTAGNGAACRSCAHCPWMAMNTLERTLKSLKEGTNEIFVDPALIPQAIRPLKRMLDFTQAARMKLAGNA, encoded by the coding sequence ATGACGCAGATTTCCGAACGCCTTCTGGTTCAAGCCCACCTCGACGCCAAACAGCCCAAACCGCTGACGGCAGAAGAGGAGGCTTATTACCGTTCCGCCATCGCCGCCGAGCTCAAGGCTCAGGACGCGGTGCTCGTGGCCCACTTTTATTGCGATCCGGTGATTCAGGCCCTGGCCGAAGAAACCGGCGGCTGTGTTTCCGACTCCCTGGAAATGGCCCGCTTCGGCAATGCCCATCCGGCCAAGACCGTGGTGGTCGCCGGCGTGAAGTTCATGGGCGAGACTGCAAAAATTCTCAACCCGGAAAAGCGCGTGCTGATGCCGACCCTGGAGGCGACCTGCTCGCTGGACCTGGGTTGCCCGGTCGACGAGTTCTCGGCGTTCTGCGATCAGCACCCCGAGCGAACGGTGGTGGTTTACGCCAACACCTCCGCCGCCGTGAAGGCGCGGGCTGACTGGGTGGTGACTTCGAGCTGCGCACTGGAGATCGTCGAAAGCCTGATGGACAACGGCGAGACGATCATCTGGGGCCCGGACAAGCACCTGGGCACGTATATTCAGCGCAAGACCGGTGCCGACATGCTGCTTTGGGATGGCGCCTGCATCGTCCACGAAGAGTTCAAGTCCAAGCAGCTCGAGGATATGAAAGCGTTGTACCCGGACGCAGCGATTCTGGTGCATCCCGAGTCGCCGACTTCGGTGATCGAGCTGGCGGATGCCGTCGGTTCCACCAGTCAGTTGATTGCGGCCGCGCAAAGCCTGCCGAACAAGACCCTTATCGTCGCCACCGACCGTGGCATCTTCTACAAGATGCAGCAGCTGTGCCCGGACAAGGTCTTCATCGAAGCGCCTACCGCCGGTAATGGCGCGGCGTGCCGCAGTTGCGCGCATTGCCCGTGGATGGCCATGAACACCCTTGAGCGCACGCTCAAGAGCTTGAAAGAAGGCACCAACGAGATCTTTGTCGATCCGGCGCTGATTCCCCAGGCGATCCGCCCGTTGAAGCGCATGCTCGACTTCACCCAGGCAGCGCGGATGAAGCTGGCCGGTAACGCCTGA
- the gcvT gene encoding glycine cleavage system aminomethyltransferase GcvT codes for MSTETLSKTPLHALHLELGARMVPFAGYDMPVQYPLGVMKEHQHTREQAGLFDVSHMGQIRLTGANAAKALETLVPVDIIDLPVGMQRYAMFTNESGGILDDLMVANLGNDELFLVVNAACKDQDLAHLQKHIGDQCTITALFEERALLALQGPAAVTVLARLAPDVAKMTFMQFKRVSLLGVDCFVSRSGYTGEDGFEISVPAAEAEKLARALLAEPEVQAIGLGARDSLRLEAGLCLYGHDMNTETTPIEASLLWAISKPRRPDGARAGGFPGAEQIFAQQQNGVARKRVGLLPQERTPVREGAEIVNEAGEIIGSVCSGGFGPTLGGPLAMGYLDSAYVALDTPVWAIVRGKKVQMLVSKMPFVPQRYYRG; via the coding sequence ATGTCCACCGAAACCTTGTCGAAAACCCCGCTACACGCACTGCACCTCGAACTCGGCGCGCGCATGGTGCCGTTCGCCGGCTACGACATGCCCGTGCAATACCCGCTCGGCGTGATGAAAGAACACCAGCACACCCGTGAGCAAGCCGGGTTGTTCGACGTCTCGCACATGGGCCAGATTCGTCTGACCGGCGCCAATGCGGCCAAAGCCCTGGAAACCCTGGTGCCGGTGGACATCATCGACCTGCCGGTGGGCATGCAGCGTTACGCGATGTTCACCAACGAAAGCGGCGGCATCCTCGATGACCTGATGGTTGCCAACCTCGGTAACGACGAGTTGTTCCTGGTGGTCAACGCCGCGTGCAAGGATCAGGATCTCGCGCATCTGCAAAAACACATCGGCGATCAGTGCACCATTACGGCGCTGTTCGAAGAGCGCGCCCTGCTCGCCCTGCAAGGTCCGGCAGCCGTCACTGTGCTGGCGCGTCTTGCGCCGGACGTGGCGAAGATGACTTTCATGCAGTTCAAGCGTGTGTCATTGCTCGGCGTGGACTGCTTTGTCAGCCGTTCGGGCTACACCGGTGAAGACGGGTTCGAGATCTCCGTCCCGGCCGCCGAAGCGGAAAAACTCGCCCGCGCCCTGCTTGCCGAACCAGAGGTCCAGGCCATCGGCCTCGGCGCCCGTGACTCGCTGCGTCTGGAAGCCGGCCTGTGCCTGTACGGCCATGACATGAACACCGAGACCACACCAATTGAAGCCAGCCTGCTCTGGGCGATCTCCAAGCCACGCCGCCCTGACGGCGCGCGGGCCGGCGGTTTCCCGGGCGCCGAGCAAATTTTCGCGCAGCAACAAAATGGCGTCGCACGCAAACGCGTCGGCCTGCTGCCACAGGAGCGCACCCCGGTGCGTGAAGGCGCAGAAATCGTCAACGAGGCCGGCGAGATCATCGGCAGCGTCTGCAGCGGTGGCTTTGGTCCGACCTTGGGCGGGCCATTGGCGATGGGTTACCTCGACAGCGCTTACGTCGCACTCGATACACCCGTGTGGGCCATCGTCCGTGGGAAAAAGGTGCAAATGCTTGTAAGCAAAATGCCATTTGTTCCACAACGCTACTATCGCGGTTGA
- the gcvP gene encoding aminomethyl-transferring glycine dehydrogenase → MTAINLGTANEFIARHIGPRAGDEQAMLNSLGFDSLEALSASVIPESIKGTSVLGMDDGLSEADALAMIKSIAGKNQLFKTYIGQGYYNCHTPSPILRNLLENPAWYTAYTPYQPEISQGRLEALLNFQTMISDLTGLPIANASLLDEATAAAEAMTFCKRLSKNKGSHQFFASIHSHPQTLDVLRTRAEPLGIDVVVGDERELTDVTPFFGALLQYPASNGDVFDYRELTERFHAANALVAVAADLLALTLLSAPGEFGADVAIGSAQRFGVPLGFGGPHAAYFSTKDAFKRDMPGRLVGVSVDRFGKPALRLAMQTREQHIRREKATSNICTAQVLLANIASMYAVYHGPKGLTQIANRVHHLTAILAKGLTALGAQVEQANFFDTLTVATGANTAALHDKAHAQQINLRVIDAERLGLSVDETTTQADIETLWGLFADGKTLPDFAALATSVQSTIPAALVRQSPILSHPVFNRYHSETELMRYLRKLADKDLALDRTMIPLGSCTMKLNAASEMIPVTWAEFGALHPFAPAAQSAGYQQLTDELEAMLCAATGYDSISLQPNAGSQGEYAGLLAIRAYHQSRGDERRDICLIPSSAHGTNPATAQMAGMRVVVTACDARGNVDIEDLRAKAIEHREHLAALMITYPSTHGVFEEGIREICAIIHDNGGQVYIDGANMNAMVGLCAPGKFGGDVSHLNLHKTFCIPHGGGGPGVGPIGVKSHLTPFLPGHGQMERKEGAVCAAPFGSASILPITWMYIRMMGGAGLKRASQLAILNANYISRRLEEHYPVLYTGSNGLVAHECILDLRPLKDSSGISVDDVAKRLIDFGFHAPTMSFPVAGTLMIEPTESESKEELDRFCDAMIRIREEIRAVENGTLDKEDNPLKNAPHTAAELVGEWTHPYSREQAVYPVASLIEGKYWPPVGRVDNVFGDRNLVCACPSIESYA, encoded by the coding sequence ATGACCGCCATCAATCTCGGCACCGCCAACGAATTCATCGCCCGTCACATCGGCCCGCGCGCCGGTGACGAGCAAGCCATGCTCAACAGCCTCGGCTTCGATTCCCTCGAAGCCTTGAGCGCCAGCGTCATCCCGGAAAGCATCAAGGGCACCAGCGTGCTCGGCATGGACGACGGCCTCAGCGAGGCCGACGCCCTGGCGATGATCAAATCCATCGCTGGCAAAAACCAACTGTTCAAGACCTACATCGGCCAGGGTTACTACAACTGCCACACGCCGTCGCCGATCCTTCGCAACCTGCTGGAAAACCCGGCCTGGTACACCGCTTACACCCCGTACCAGCCAGAAATTTCCCAGGGCCGTCTCGAAGCGCTGCTGAACTTCCAGACCATGATCAGCGACCTTACCGGCCTGCCGATCGCCAACGCCTCCTTGCTCGACGAAGCCACTGCTGCTGCCGAAGCCATGACCTTCTGCAAACGCCTGAGCAAGAACAAGGGCAGCCACCAGTTCTTCGCCTCGATCCACAGCCATCCGCAGACCCTCGACGTGCTGCGCACCCGTGCCGAGCCGCTGGGTATTGACGTGGTTGTGGGTGATGAACGCGAACTGACTGACGTCACGCCGTTCTTCGGCGCGCTGCTGCAATACCCGGCGAGCAACGGTGATGTGTTCGACTACCGCGAGCTGACCGAGCGCTTCCACGCCGCCAACGCTTTGGTCGCTGTGGCCGCTGATTTGCTGGCCCTGACGCTGCTGAGCGCACCGGGCGAATTCGGTGCCGACGTCGCCATCGGTTCGGCGCAACGCTTCGGCGTGCCGCTGGGCTTCGGTGGCCCGCACGCCGCTTATTTCTCCACCAAAGATGCGTTCAAGCGCGACATGCCGGGCCGTCTCGTCGGTGTCTCGGTTGACCGTTTCGGCAAGCCGGCGCTGCGTCTGGCGATGCAGACCCGCGAGCAACACATCCGCCGCGAGAAGGCCACATCGAACATCTGCACCGCCCAAGTGCTGCTGGCCAACATCGCCAGCATGTACGCCGTCTACCACGGTCCGAAAGGACTGACCCAGATCGCCAACCGCGTGCATCACCTGACCGCGATTCTGGCCAAGGGCCTGACCGCGCTGGGCGCTCAAGTCGAGCAGGCAAACTTCTTCGACACCCTGACCGTTGCCACCGGCGCGAACACCGCCGCGCTGCACGACAAGGCGCACGCTCAGCAGATCAACCTGCGTGTGATCGACGCTGAACGTCTGGGCCTGTCGGTCGACGAAACCACCACTCAGGCTGATATCGAAACCCTGTGGGGCCTGTTCGCCGACGGCAAGACCCTGCCGGACTTCGCTGCGCTGGCCACCTCGGTGCAGAGCACCATTCCTGCTGCGCTGGTGCGCCAGTCGCCGATCCTCAGCCACCCGGTGTTCAACCGTTATCACTCGGAAACCGAGCTGATGCGCTACCTGCGCAAACTGGCGGACAAGGACCTGGCACTGGATCGCACCATGATCCCGCTGGGCTCGTGCACCATGAAACTCAACGCCGCCAGCGAAATGATCCCGGTGACCTGGGCCGAATTCGGTGCATTGCACCCGTTCGCCCCGGCCGCACAAAGCGCCGGTTACCAGCAACTGACCGATGAGCTGGAAGCGATGCTCTGCGCCGCCACCGGTTACGACTCGATCTCGCTGCAACCGAACGCCGGTTCGCAAGGTGAATACGCAGGTCTCCTGGCGATCCGCGCCTACCACCAGAGCCGAGGCGATGAGCGCCGCGACATCTGTCTGATCCCATCGTCGGCCCACGGCACCAACCCGGCCACCGCGCAAATGGCCGGTATGCGCGTGGTCGTTACCGCGTGCGATGCACGTGGCAACGTCGACATTGAAGACCTGCGCGCCAAAGCCATCGAGCACCGCGAACACCTCGCCGCGCTGATGATCACCTACCCGTCGACCCACGGCGTGTTCGAAGAAGGCATTCGCGAAATCTGCGCGATCATTCACGACAACGGCGGCCAGGTGTACATCGACGGCGCCAACATGAACGCGATGGTCGGCCTCTGCGCACCGGGCAAGTTCGGCGGCGACGTCTCGCACCTGAACCTGCACAAAACCTTCTGCATCCCGCACGGCGGTGGCGGCCCGGGCGTCGGTCCGATCGGCGTCAAATCGCACCTGACCCCGTTCCTGCCCGGCCACGGCCAGATGGAACGCAAGGAAGGCGCGGTCTGCGCGGCACCGTTCGGCAGCGCAAGCATTCTGCCGATCACCTGGATGTACATCCGCATGATGGGTGGCGCCGGTCTGAAGCGCGCTTCGCAACTGGCGATCCTCAACGCCAACTACATTTCCCGTCGCCTCGAAGAGCATTACCCAGTGCTGTACACCGGCAGCAACGGCCTGGTGGCGCACGAGTGCATTCTTGATCTGCGTCCATTGAAAGACAGCAGCGGCATCAGCGTCGATGACGTCGCCAAACGCCTGATCGACTTCGGTTTCCACGCGCCGACCATGTCGTTCCCGGTCGCCGGCACGCTGATGATCGAGCCGACCGAAAGCGAATCCAAGGAAGAACTGGACCGCTTCTGTGACGCGATGATCCGCATCCGCGAAGAAATTCGCGCAGTGGAAAACGGCACCCTGGACAAGGAAGACAACCCACTGAAAAACGCCCCGCACACCGCAGCGGAACTGGTTGGCGAATGGACCCACCCGTACAGCCGCGAGCAAGCGGTGTACCCGGTCGCGTCGCTGATCGAAGGCAAATACTGGCCGCCGGTCGGCCGCGTCGACAACGTCTTCGGCGATCGCAACCTGGTGTGCGCCTGCCCGTCGATCGAAAGCTACGCTTAA
- the queC gene encoding 7-cyano-7-deazaguanine synthase QueC → MIEQLNTTEKRAVILLSGGLDSATVVAMARAEGYACYTMSFDYGQRSHAELHAAARVARDLGVVEHKVIGLNLNGMGGSALTDTSIDIPEELGEGIPVTYVPARNTVFLSLALGWAEVLGARDIFIGVNAVDYSGYPDCRPEFIESFERMANLATKAGVEGNGFRIQAPLQNLSKAQIVQAGVELGVDYGLTVSCYQADDDGRACGKCDSCRLRAEGFAAAGVSDPTPYF, encoded by the coding sequence ATGATTGAACAACTGAACACTACCGAAAAACGTGCCGTTATCCTGCTTTCGGGCGGCCTCGACTCGGCCACCGTCGTGGCGATGGCACGCGCCGAAGGCTACGCCTGCTACACCATGAGTTTCGATTACGGTCAGCGCTCGCATGCCGAATTGCATGCCGCCGCCCGCGTTGCTCGCGACCTGGGTGTGGTCGAGCACAAGGTCATCGGACTGAACCTCAATGGCATGGGCGGCTCGGCGCTGACCGACACCAGCATCGATATTCCGGAAGAGCTGGGCGAAGGCATTCCGGTGACTTACGTGCCGGCGCGTAACACGGTTTTCCTGTCGTTGGCATTGGGTTGGGCCGAAGTGCTCGGCGCCCGCGACATCTTCATCGGCGTCAACGCAGTGGATTATTCCGGCTATCCGGACTGCCGTCCCGAGTTCATCGAGTCGTTCGAGCGCATGGCCAATCTGGCGACCAAGGCTGGCGTAGAAGGCAATGGCTTCCGCATCCAGGCGCCGCTGCAGAACCTGAGCAAAGCGCAGATCGTTCAAGCCGGCGTTGAGCTCGGCGTTGATTACGGTTTGACGGTTTCCTGCTATCAGGCCGACGATGACGGCCGCGCCTGCGGCAAATGCGACAGCTGCCGCCTGCGTGCAGAAGGCTTCGCGGCAGCTGGTGTGAGTGACCCAACTCCTTATTTTTGA
- a CDS encoding RDD family protein codes for MSKHLLTPQGDFPPVALGRRLAAMFYDFLLCTALLIVTGFIYKLIQAAIIGEERLRVMTDAGQLDGDPLYSTVLLLVLFGFFAKFWTHGGQTLGMQVWGIRVQNANGTAISLWQALLRFMVSIASWLCVGLGFFWSLFDKQKRTWHDIYSDTRVVRIPKKSK; via the coding sequence ATGTCGAAACACCTGCTCACGCCGCAAGGGGACTTTCCTCCCGTTGCTCTCGGTCGTCGTCTGGCGGCAATGTTCTACGACTTCCTGCTGTGCACCGCCCTGCTGATCGTCACCGGATTTATTTACAAGTTGATTCAGGCCGCAATCATTGGCGAAGAACGTTTGCGGGTGATGACCGATGCCGGCCAGCTCGATGGCGATCCGCTCTACTCCACGGTGCTGCTGTTGGTGTTGTTCGGCTTCTTCGCCAAATTCTGGACCCACGGCGGACAGACACTCGGCATGCAGGTGTGGGGCATCCGCGTGCAGAACGCCAACGGCACAGCGATCAGCCTGTGGCAGGCGCTGCTGCGCTTTATGGTGTCGATCGCGTCGTGGTTGTGTGTCGGGTTGGGGTTCTTCTGGTCGCTGTTCGACAAGCAGAAACGCACTTGGCATGACATCTATTCGGATACCCGTGTGGTACGAATCCCGAAGAAGAGCAAATAA
- a CDS encoding sigma-54-dependent transcriptional regulator, translating to MRIHVSFIDRVGITQEVLAILGGRNLNLDAVEMIPPNVYIDAPTLSPQVLEELKDALFRVLGVEAVTVVDILPGQRRHLQLDALLAAMTDPVLALDSAGKVLLANPALIALYGREPAGESVSALFNDPGLLDTLLENGFRLPLREITVNGQTLLLDATPITDAGALLTLYQPNRIGEQLSALHHDHAEGFDALLGESPAIRTLKARAQRVAALDAPLLIQGETGTGKELVARACHAISARHSAPFLALNCAALPENLAESELFGYAPGAFTGAARGGKPGLMELANQGTVFLDEIGEMSPYLQAKLLRFLNDGSFRRVGGDREVKVDVRILSATHRDLEKMVSEGLFREDLFYRLNVLNVEVPPLRERGQDILLLARYFMQQACAQIQRPVCRLAPGTYPALLGNRWPGNVRQLQNVIFRAAAICESSLVDIGDLDIAGTSVARQADTDVDSLEQAVESFERELLEKLYVSYPSTRQLASRLQTSHTAIAHRLRKYGIPNKP from the coding sequence ATGCGTATCCACGTCAGCTTCATCGACCGCGTCGGCATCACCCAGGAAGTCCTGGCTATCCTCGGTGGGCGCAATCTCAATCTGGATGCGGTGGAGATGATCCCGCCGAACGTCTACATTGACGCGCCGACCCTCAGCCCGCAAGTGCTCGAAGAACTGAAAGATGCGCTGTTTCGCGTGCTGGGCGTGGAAGCGGTGACCGTGGTCGATATCCTCCCCGGCCAGCGCCGGCACTTGCAGCTAGATGCCCTGCTCGCGGCGATGACTGACCCGGTGCTGGCCCTCGACAGCGCCGGCAAGGTGCTGCTGGCCAACCCGGCGCTGATTGCCCTGTACGGTCGCGAACCGGCCGGCGAAAGCGTCTCGGCGCTGTTCAATGATCCCGGCCTGCTCGATACCCTGCTGGAAAACGGCTTTCGCCTGCCGTTGCGCGAAATCACTGTAAATGGCCAGACCCTGCTGCTCGACGCCACGCCGATCACCGACGCCGGCGCCCTGCTGACCCTGTATCAACCGAACCGCATCGGCGAACAGCTCTCGGCGTTGCATCACGATCACGCCGAAGGCTTCGACGCGCTGCTCGGCGAATCCCCGGCGATCCGCACACTCAAGGCCCGCGCGCAAAGGGTCGCCGCCCTTGATGCACCGTTGTTGATTCAAGGCGAAACCGGCACCGGCAAAGAATTGGTGGCCCGAGCCTGTCACGCGATCAGTGCGCGGCACAGTGCTCCTTTCCTGGCGTTGAACTGCGCAGCGCTGCCGGAAAACCTCGCCGAAAGCGAACTGTTCGGCTACGCCCCCGGCGCCTTCACCGGCGCGGCGCGTGGCGGTAAACCGGGGCTGATGGAACTGGCCAACCAGGGCACGGTGTTCCTCGATGAGATCGGCGAGATGTCGCCGTACTTGCAGGCCAAACTCCTGCGTTTTCTCAACGACGGCAGCTTCCGCCGCGTCGGTGGTGATCGGGAAGTAAAGGTCGACGTGCGCATCCTCAGCGCGACCCACCGCGATCTGGAGAAAATGGTCAGCGAAGGGCTGTTCCGCGAAGACCTGTTCTATCGCCTCAACGTGCTCAACGTCGAAGTGCCGCCGCTGCGTGAACGCGGTCAGGACATCCTGCTGCTGGCGCGCTACTTCATGCAGCAGGCCTGCGCGCAGATCCAGCGCCCGGTCTGCCGCCTGGCGCCCGGCACTTATCCGGCGCTGCTCGGCAATCGCTGGCCGGGCAACGTGCGGCAGTTGCAGAACGTGATTTTCCGTGCGGCGGCGATTTGCGAGAGCAGTCTGGTCGATATCGGCGACCTCGACATCGCCGGCACTTCAGTGGCGCGCCAGGCCGATACCGACGTCGACAGCCTCGAGCAAGCGGTCGAATCGTTCGAAAGAGAGCTGCTCGAGAAGCTCTACGTCAGCTATCCCTCGACCCGGCAACTGGCGAGCCGCTTGCAGACCTCCCATACCGCAATTGCCCATCGCCTGCGCAAATACGGCATTCCCAATAAACCGTGA
- a CDS encoding L-serine ammonia-lyase, with translation MSLSVFDLFKIGIGPSSSHTVGPMRAAARFAEGLRRENLLTSTASVRVELYGSLGATGKGHGSDKAVLLGLEGEHPDTVDTETVATRLQEIRGNGRLNLLGEHSIAFNEKEHLAMIRKPLAYHPNGMIFRAFDAAGIQIRSREYYSVGGGFVVDEDAAGADRIVEDATPLTFPFKSAKDLLGHCATYGLSISQVMLTNESAWRPEAETRAGLLKIWQVMQDCVAAGCRNEGILPGGLKVKRRAAALHRQLCKNPESALRDPLSVLDWVNLYALAVNEENANGGRVVTAPTNGAAGIIPAVLHYYMRFIPGANDDGVVRFLLTAAAIGILYKENASISGAEVGCQGEVGVACSMAAGALCEVLGGSVQQVENAAEIGMEHNLGLTCDPIGGLVQVPCIERNAMGSVKAINAVRMAMRGDGQHFVSLDKVIRTMRQTGADMKSKYKETARGGLAVNIIEC, from the coding sequence ATGTCGTTAAGCGTGTTCGACCTGTTCAAGATTGGCATCGGTCCCTCCAGCTCCCACACCGTCGGCCCGATGCGTGCTGCTGCGCGTTTCGCCGAAGGGCTGCGCCGGGAAAACCTGCTGACCAGCACCGCCAGCGTCCGTGTCGAGCTGTACGGTTCGCTCGGCGCTACCGGTAAAGGACACGGCAGCGACAAAGCCGTGCTGCTCGGCCTTGAAGGCGAGCACCCGGACACAGTCGACACCGAAACCGTCGCCACGCGCCTGCAAGAAATTCGCGGCAACGGACGACTGAACCTGCTCGGCGAACACAGCATCGCGTTCAACGAGAAAGAACATCTGGCAATGATCCGCAAACCGTTGGCCTATCACCCCAACGGCATGATCTTTCGCGCCTTCGACGCAGCGGGGATTCAGATCCGCAGTCGCGAGTACTACTCGGTCGGCGGTGGTTTCGTTGTCGATGAAGATGCTGCCGGCGCCGATCGCATCGTCGAAGACGCCACGCCGCTGACCTTCCCGTTCAAAAGTGCCAAGGACTTGCTCGGTCATTGCGCTACCTACGGGCTGTCGATCAGCCAGGTGATGCTGACCAACGAGAGCGCCTGGCGCCCGGAAGCCGAAACCCGTGCCGGCCTGCTGAAAATCTGGCAAGTGATGCAGGACTGCGTTGCCGCTGGTTGCCGTAACGAAGGCATTTTGCCGGGCGGTTTGAAGGTCAAACGCCGGGCGGCGGCGCTGCATCGGCAGCTGTGCAAGAACCCGGAATCGGCGCTGCGCGATCCGCTGTCGGTGCTCGACTGGGTCAATCTTTATGCACTGGCGGTCAACGAAGAAAACGCCAACGGCGGGCGCGTGGTCACCGCTCCCACAAATGGCGCGGCGGGCATCATTCCGGCGGTGCTGCATTACTACATGCGTTTTATTCCCGGGGCGAATGACGACGGCGTCGTGCGTTTTTTGCTGACCGCTGCCGCGATCGGCATTCTTTACAAGGAAAACGCTTCGATCTCCGGTGCCGAAGTCGGTTGTCAGGGTGAAGTCGGTGTGGCCTGCTCAATGGCGGCCGGCGCTCTGTGCGAAGTGCTCGGCGGCAGCGTGCAACAAGTCGAGAACGCCGCGGAAATCGGCATGGAACACAACCTCGGCCTGACCTGCGACCCGATCGGCGGCCTGGTACAAGTCCCGTGCATCGAACGCAATGCGATGGGTTCGGTGAAAGCCATCAATGCCGTGCGCATGGCCATGCGTGGCGACGGTCAGCATTTCGTCTCCCTCGACAAAGTCATCCGCACCATGCGCCAGACCGGCGCCGACATGAAAAGCAAATACAAGGAAACCGCCCGCGGCGGCCTGGCGGTCAACATTATCGAATGCTGA